One window of the Marmota flaviventris isolate mMarFla1 chromosome 2, mMarFla1.hap1, whole genome shotgun sequence genome contains the following:
- the Bpifb4 gene encoding BPI fold-containing family B member 4: MWTAWCVAALFVTAVGGIRQETNTVLRVTKDVLSNAISGTLEQSDALRSALREVPMGVGGVPYNDFHVREPPPKYTNGRQLGGNYKYGHIDTNDNTAQLGGKYRYGEILEPDGSIRDLRSGDDRGRYRSVEGAAIGDNRHHRHRRELRPGEIPAGVATGALGPGGLLGSGGMLANEGILSGQGGLLGGGGLLGDGGLLGGGGVLGVLGEGGILSTVQGITGLRIVELTLPRVSVRLLPGVGVYLSLYTRVAINGKSLIGFLDIAVEVNITAKVRLTMDRTGYPRLVIERCDTLLGGIKVKLLRGLLPNLVDNLVNRVLANVLPDLLCPIVDVVLGLVNDQLGLVDSLVPLGILGSVQYTFSSLPLVTGEFLELDLNTLVGEAGGELIDYPLGRPAVSPRQRMPELPPMGDNTNSQLAISANFLGSVLTLLQKQGALDIDITDGMFEELPPLTTSTLGALIPKVFQQYPESRPLTIRIQVPNPPTVTLQKDKALVQVFATSEVVVSQPNDVETTICLIDVDTDLLASFSVEGDKLMIDAKLDKTNLNLRTSNVGNFDVGLMEVLVGKIFDLAFMPAMNAVLGSGVPLPKILNIDFSNADIDVLEDLLVLSA; this comes from the exons ATGTGGACAGCATGGTGTGTGGCTGCCCTGTTTGTGACCGCTGTGGGTGGCATCCGCCAAGAGACAAACACAGTCCTCAGGGTCACCAAAGATGTGCTGAGCAATG CCATCTCGGGCACCCTGGAGCAGAGTGACGCTCTCCGCTCGGCCCTGAGGGAGGTGCCCATGG GTGTCGGTGGTGTCCCTTACAATGACTTCCATGTCCGAGAGCCTCCCCCCAAGTACACCAATGGCAGACAGCTTGGTGGCAATTACAAATACGGGCACATTGACACCAACGACAACACTGCCCAGCTGGGGGGCAAGTACCGCTACGGAGAGATCCTGGAGCCCGACGGCAGCATCCGCGACCTCCGCAGCGGCGACGATCGCGGCAGATACCGTTCGGTGGAAGGTGCAGCCATCGGGGACAACCGGCATCACCGTCACCGGCGAGAGCTGCGGCCTGGGGAGATCCCAGCTGGGGTGGCCACCggggccctgggccctgggggcCTGCTGGGCTCGGGGGGCATGCTGGCCAACGAAGGCATCCTGTCGGGCCAAGGAGGACTGCTGGGCGGAGGCGGTCTCCTCGGTGACGGAGGACTTCTTGGAGGAGGCGGCGTCCTGGGTGTGCTCGGCGAGGGCGGGATTCTCAGCACCGTGCAAGGCATCACCGG GCTGCGCATTGTGGAGCTGACCCTCCCGCGGGTGTCCGTGAGGCTGCTGCCCGGGGTGGGCGTCTACCTGAGCCTGTACACCCGCGTGGCCATCAACGGGAAGAG TCTCATTGGATTCCTGGACATCGCGGTGGAGGTGAACATCACGGCCAAGGTCCGGCTGACCATGGACCGCACAGGCTATCCGCGGCTGGTCATCGAGCGCTGTGACACCCTGCTGGGGGGCATCAAAGTGAAGCTGCTGCGGGG GCTTCTTCCCAACCTCGTGGACAACTTAGTGAACCGGGTCCTGGCCAACGTCCTCCCCGACTTG CTCTGTCCCATCGTGGACGTGGTCCTGGGTCTCGTCAACGACCAGCTGGGGCTCGTGGACT CTCTGGTCCCGCTGGGGATCCTGGGGAGCGTCCAGTACACCTTCTCCAGCCTGCCCCTGGTCACCGGGGAGTTCCTGGAGCTCGACCTCAAC ACTCTGGTGGGCGAGGCCGGCGGAGAGCTCATCGACTACCCGCTGGGGCGGCCGGCTGTGTCTCCCAGGCAGAGGATGCCCGAGTTGCCGCCCATGGGCGACAACACCAACTCGCAGCTGGCCATCTCTGCCAACTTCctgggctccgtgctcactctgCTGCAGAAGCAGGGGGCGCTGGACATCGACATCACCGACGGCATG TTTGAAGAGCTTCCTCCGCTCACCACGTCCACACTGGGAGCCCTGATTCCCAAG GTGTTCCAGCAGTACCCCGAGTCCCGGCCGCTCACCATCAGGATCCAGGTGCCCAACCCTCCCACGGTGACGCTGCAGAAGGACAAGGCGCTGGTGCAGGTGTTCGCCACCTCTGAGGTCGTGGTGTCCCAGCCCAATGACGTAGAGACCACCATCTGCCTCATCGACGTG gaCACCGACCTCTTGGCCTCATTTTCTGTGGAAGGGGATAAGCTCATGATCGATGCCAAGCTGGACAA GACCAACCTCAACCTCCGGACCTCGAATGTGGGCAACTTTGAC GTGGGCCTCATGGAAGTGCTGGTTGGGAAGATCTTCGACCTGGCCTTCATGCCCGCAATGAACG CCGTGCTGGGTTCCGGGGTCCCTCTCCCCAAAATCCTCAACATCGACTTCAGCAACGCAGACATCGACGTCTTGGAG GACCTTCTGGTGCTCAGCGCTTGA